GACGCAAAGCTCGTGCCAATGCTCGCCGACATGCGCGCGCTGCGCTGGGTCAAGCACGAGGAGGAGATCGCGATCATGCAGGCGGCGTCGGCGTTGGCCGACTGGGTGCAGGAGCGTTATCGCGAGAACATCCGTCCGGGGCGTCTCGTGCAGGAACTCGACTACGCGATGGCCGCGCTCATGGTCACCGAAGGCGCCAGGCGCTTTCCCGGCGAGAACCTCGAAGTCCTGCGCTGCTGGACGCTCTCCGGTCCGGCCTCGGCCTCTCCCCATGGCGACGGTGCGTCGTGCGGCGCGCGCATCAACGCGGGCGACGGCCTCGTCAACATCGTGATCCCGCGCCTGAACGGGCTCGTGATCGAAAACGAGCGCACGTGGTTCTGCGGCAAGCCGTCGAGCGAGCAGGCGCGCTTCCACGAAGTCGCGCGCGCCGCCAACGAAGCCGCCGTGGGCGCCGCCGTCACGGGCCGCCCGGTCTCCGGCATCGACGCCGCCGCGCAAGCCGTGATCGAGAAGGCCGGCTGCGGCGAGTACATCCGCCATCGCACCGGGCACGGCATGGGCATCATCGGCCACGAGTACCCGGACGACATGGCGTTCAACCACCGCCCGCTGCTGGCCAACGAGGTCTATTCGGCCGAGCCGGGCATCTACGTCTACGGCCTGGGCGGCTTCCGTCTCGACGACTCGGTCGTCACGGGCGACACGCCGCGCATGCTCACCCACACGCCGCGCACGCTGGCGCACGCCACCATCGACTGAGCGCGCCGCGCGTCAAGAAAAATCATCATTCGGGAGGAAAAGTCATGGAGTCGATCCTGTTGTCGAATTGCGCGCTGCTCGACCCGCTCAAGGGCGAGCTGCGCGAAGACCACGCCGTGCTGATCGAGGGCGGCCGCATCAAGGAAGTCTCGGACAAACCGATCCGCGCCCAGTCGGCGCGCGAGATCGACGTGCGCGGGCGCACCGTCATGCCGGGTCTCATCGATCTGCACGTGCATGTGCACGCCACGCAACTCAACCTGTCGGCGCAGGCGCATCTGCCCAACGTGCTCGTCACGCTCAAGTCCGTGCCGATCCTGCAGGGCATGCTGCGGCGCGGCTTCACCACGGTGCGCGACGCCGGTGGCGCGGGACACGCCATCAAGCATGCGGTCGAGAGCGGCCTCGCCGAGGGGCCGCGCCTGTTCGTGTCGGGCCGGGCGATCAGCCAGACCGGCGGACACGGCGACGGTCGTGCACGCACCGATTACATCGGCACCGATGGGCCGTGCCCGTGCTGCGTGCGCGTCGGCGCCCTCTCGCGTGTGGCCGACGGCGTGGACGAGGTGCGCCGCGCCGTGCGCGAGGAACTGCAAATGGGCGCCGATCAGATCAAGATCATGGCCTCCGGCGGCGTGGCCTCGCCGACCGATCCCGTCGGCGCGTGGGGCTACTCGGAAGACGAAATCCGCGCCATCGTGGCCGAAGCACGCGCCCGCGGCACGTATGTGCTTGCCCACGCCTATACGGCGGCGGCCATCGAGCGCGCGGTGCGCTGCGGCGTGCGCACGATCGAGCACGGCAATCTCGTCGACGCCCCGACGGCGCGCTACATGGCGGAACAGGGCGCCTACGCGGTGCCGACGCTCGTGACCTACGACGCGCTCGCCAGCGAAGGCAAGTCGCTCGGCCTGCCCGACGACAGCGTCGCGAAGATCGCCGACGTGCACGCGGCCGGGATGCGCTCGCTGGAGATTTTCCGCGAGGCCGGTGTGAAGATGGGCTACGGCTCCGATCTGCTCGGCGAATCGCAGCGCCTGCAGAGCGACGAATTCCGTCTGCGCGCCGAAGTGCTGTCGCCCGCCGAGATTCTGCGCAGCGCGACGGTCATCGGCGCGGAAGTGCTCGGGCAGGCCGGTCAGTTGGGCGAGATCGTGGCCGGCGCCCATGCCGACGTGCTCGTCGTCGACGGCAACCCGCTGAAGTCGCTCGACTGTCTGCTGGGCCAGGGTGAGCAGATTCCGGTGGTGATGAAGGGCGGTAAAATCCACGCTTTCGCGCTGTAAGGCGGGCGCAGCGGGCGCGTCATCCGGGCCGCCCCGGCGAGGGTTCCGAGGATCCCGCATGCATCGACACGCGGGACCGGGCGGTGGCCGCTCCAGGCGCCGTCCCTCGCGGCGGCGCCGGCTCCCGCGGGTCCGCCGCACATCGCGCACACGCTAACCCTTCCGTGGAGAATCGATGGATTTCCGGCACATCGACGCCTTTCGGGCGCTGATGCTCACGCGCACGACCACCAAGGCGGCACAGGCGCTCGGCACGTCACAGTCCGCGGTGAGCCGTCTCATCGCCGATCTGGAACGCTCGACGCGTCTCACGCTGTTCGATCGCGCACGCGGCCGTCTGGAGCCGACGGCCGAGGCATTCGCGCTCTTCGAAGAAGTCGAGCGCCGCTACGCCGGACTCGACAACATCCGCGAGTTTGCGCTCAACCTGCGCAATCCCGACAAGGCGGTCATTCGTGTGGGTTCGGTGGTGTCGTTCGGGCTGGGGTTCTTTGCCCGTGTGATGGCCGGCTACCGCGCGTTGCATCCCAGCGTGCAGCTCGCGCTGACGACCGGGGCCTCGGATCTGATTCGCGATCAGGTCATTACGCATCAACTCGCCCTCGGTCTGGTGACGGATATCATCGACGTGGCGGGGACAGACGCCGTCTCCTTCGCGAAACTCGATGCGATCTGCGCGCTGCCGGCAGCTCACCCGCTCGCACGCAAGAA
The Pandoraea pulmonicola DNA segment above includes these coding regions:
- a CDS encoding M24 family metallopeptidase; protein product: MPTLSDATRQYRQRLMHELMDRARVDALVFTAADFFQWATNFHVDVQTWERPIAVCVPRNGEPFAVMNELSTHHLMMARERGHLWLDLDRVALYAEHPRVTQRLPLLAEVPALIAERLRAAGLGASRIGVDAVGGPLARAAASMPDAKLVPMLADMRALRWVKHEEEIAIMQAASALADWVQERYRENIRPGRLVQELDYAMAALMVTEGARRFPGENLEVLRCWTLSGPASASPHGDGASCGARINAGDGLVNIVIPRLNGLVIENERTWFCGKPSSEQARFHEVARAANEAAVGAAVTGRPVSGIDAAAQAVIEKAGCGEYIRHRTGHGMGIIGHEYPDDMAFNHRPLLANEVYSAEPGIYVYGLGGFRLDDSVVTGDTPRMLTHTPRTLAHATID
- a CDS encoding metal-dependent hydrolase family protein encodes the protein MESILLSNCALLDPLKGELREDHAVLIEGGRIKEVSDKPIRAQSAREIDVRGRTVMPGLIDLHVHVHATQLNLSAQAHLPNVLVTLKSVPILQGMLRRGFTTVRDAGGAGHAIKHAVESGLAEGPRLFVSGRAISQTGGHGDGRARTDYIGTDGPCPCCVRVGALSRVADGVDEVRRAVREELQMGADQIKIMASGGVASPTDPVGAWGYSEDEIRAIVAEARARGTYVLAHAYTAAAIERAVRCGVRTIEHGNLVDAPTARYMAEQGAYAVPTLVTYDALASEGKSLGLPDDSVAKIADVHAAGMRSLEIFREAGVKMGYGSDLLGESQRLQSDEFRLRAEVLSPAEILRSATVIGAEVLGQAGQLGEIVAGAHADVLVVDGNPLKSLDCLLGQGEQIPVVMKGGKIHAFAL
- a CDS encoding LysR substrate-binding domain-containing protein encodes the protein MDFRHIDAFRALMLTRTTTKAAQALGTSQSAVSRLIADLERSTRLTLFDRARGRLEPTAEAFALFEEVERRYAGLDNIREFALNLRNPDKAVIRVGSVVSFGLGFFARVMAGYRALHPSVQLALTTGASDLIRDQVITHQLALGLVTDIIDVAGTDAVSFAKLDAICALPAAHPLARKKVVRLADLRDQPILSYEPTDMVRWGMDRLFAEGNLHRQVVATARYSINIGTMVKENVGIGLLHPVSAYDFLDSDLVLRRFEPSMPFHTLRITPRAAAPSGQLDDLVRVMETTLDDVMRAVEARMKR